CCGAGAAAAAGGGCGCTCTTCCCCAGTTCCTTGAACTTCAACAAAATTACCTTCTCCTGTCATAATCACATTCATATCTACAGCAGCATTTGAATCTTCTTCGTAACATAAGTCAAGGATAGATGTGCCGTCTTTTAATAAGCCAACACTAATTGCCGCAACAAAGTCTTTTACCGGAAATGGTTTCTCCGGATGATAAATTGTAGCTACAGCATCCACCAATGCCACAAACGCTCCTGTAATCGAAGCAGTTCTTGTCCCACCATCCGCTTGAATAACGTCACAGTCAATCATAATGGTTCGTTCACCTAATGCTTTTAAATCAATTACACTGCGAAGTGACCGACCAATTAATCTTTGAATTTCATGTGTCCTTCCCGACACCTTTCCACGCATTGATTCACGTGCATTACGTGTTTGCGTAGAACTTGGAAGCAAAGAATATTCTGCCGTAATCCAACCTTCTCCACTTCCTTTTAAAAATGAAGGAACTCTTTCTTCAATTGTCGCGGCACAAATTACCTTTGTATTTCCAAACTCAATTAAAACCGAGCCTGCTGGGTATTTTAAATAGTTCCTAGTTATTTTTACTTTTCTCATTTCATCGACTTGTCGTCCATCTACTCTAATCACAATTTCACCTACTATCAATTTGTTAACGTCATTTAAGCGAATTTTATACAAATCCTCTACTATTTTTAGCTACCTCTTATTTTATAACTACTTTGTGAAAACAGCAACTTAGTTAATCAATTTTTTCTTAAAATCTATCAAAACACAAGGAAAGAGGATAGATTATAGTCTATCCTCTTTCGCCGTGGTTTCATACTCTGCACTAGCCATTATATTTTGTAAAATTTTTTATAATTACAATCGGTGTTTTTTGTGACGCATTTCCAAACGGATTATCAATAAGTAAATGTGCAACTACTGCGCCATCTGTACCTTCGGTTACGCCGACGATACGAGAACGTTTCAAATCGTTAACATCAGCAATAACTACACCGTGACAACCTAACCGCTCTTTTATTTCATTCACTACATTTTGTGGATTTGCTGGTCCATACACAATATGTTTATCAAACGGAGGCATCGTACCTGTAACATCATCAATTAAAGCTGTTTGTTCACCACCCAATTGATAAAAAACGCCACGTTTACCAACTGCCATTGCAAGCATGCCAACAATAAAAGCAAAAAAGACACGCCACATACCTTCTACGTTCATTAACGCCTGCATTCCATAAGGGCTTGCTAAACTCCCATCCTGATGAATAAATCTGCATAAAACCCGTGCCAAAAAACAAGGCTGTATTTCTTCTGGTCTAACAATTCTTCCTTGTGTAATCGCCACTACACTCTCAGCCACAGATACTACATCATTCGGACCTATTTTATCTTTCACGTATTTATCCATTACATCTAATATATTATCTTTATCTGTTAAAATCCGTGTTGGTACCGGTATAATTTCTACATTCGCCATCTTTACATCTCCCTATTTATATAAAAACACTTCGAAGGAAGTCTAGACCTGCTTATCTCCCCAGCATAAACTTTCATTCACTGAAATTATGCCAAAGTAATTCCCACAGCTTGAGCTACCTCACTCGCTTTTAACTCAATTCTAGATTTCTCAATATGCCAATCCTTACGTGTTACCATTTGGTAGACAATATCAATTGGCATGTCCACCATATTAACTAAAGTATCTTTAATTGACTCATCTTTACGCGCAATAAGTTCTACTTCAACGATTAAGATAGCTTTGCTTCGT
This genomic interval from Selenobaculum gibii contains the following:
- a CDS encoding coenzyme F420-0:L-glutamate ligase; protein product: MANVEIIPVPTRILTDKDNILDVMDKYVKDKIGPNDVVSVAESVVAITQGRIVRPEEIQPCFLARVLCRFIHQDGSLASPYGMQALMNVEGMWRVFFAFIVGMLAMAVGKRGVFYQLGGEQTALIDDVTGTMPPFDKHIVYGPANPQNVVNEIKERLGCHGVVIADVNDLKRSRIVGVTEGTDGAVVAHLLIDNPFGNASQKTPIVIIKNFTKYNG
- the rph gene encoding ribonuclease PH; this translates as MIRVDGRQVDEMRKVKITRNYLKYPAGSVLIEFGNTKVICAATIEERVPSFLKGSGEGWITAEYSLLPSSTQTRNARESMRGKVSGRTHEIQRLIGRSLRSVIDLKALGERTIMIDCDVIQADGGTRTASITGAFVALVDAVATIYHPEKPFPVKDFVAAISVGLLKDGTSILDLCYEEDSNAAVDMNVIMTGEGNFVEVQGTGEERPFSRIEMNAMLEKAEKGIQELIDYQKDVLGQLVWKVGREP